The proteins below come from a single Orenia metallireducens genomic window:
- a CDS encoding Rpn family recombination-promoting nuclease/putative transposase: MEKQTPDLLWKEIIEDLFEDFLRFFMTDLYSNIDFAKGYQFLDNELANIVDKTIKGKKLSDRLVKVHLKDGTENWILVHLEVQGYYEKEFSERMFKYFYRIYDKYSKKIVAFAIFTEDRKDYQPAKFDYSFYETELNYKYKTYKILDQKEEKLLASDNPFALVVLAGLYQLKGEQEGKEKKLEFKEKLFDLLTEKGYSRKKVYMIFKFLDGLLYLPDELEDKFYQDINEKLGGADKLGISEEMTNLYQTAKNKGKLEMVKNLLDLHVELDKIVAASGLSKEEIEEIKKKARH, encoded by the coding sequence ATGGAAAAGCAAACACCTGATTTATTATGGAAAGAAATCATAGAAGACTTATTTGAAGACTTTTTACGGTTCTTTATGACCGACTTATATTCAAACATAGACTTTGCTAAAGGCTATCAATTTCTTGATAATGAGTTAGCTAATATAGTTGATAAGACTATCAAAGGAAAGAAACTTTCAGATAGACTAGTAAAAGTACATCTAAAAGACGGAACAGAGAACTGGATATTAGTTCATTTAGAAGTACAAGGCTATTATGAAAAAGAGTTTAGTGAGAGAATGTTTAAATACTTCTATCGTATTTACGATAAATATAGCAAGAAGATAGTGGCTTTCGCTATCTTTACAGAGGATAGAAAAGACTATCAACCAGCTAAATTTGATTATAGCTTCTATGAAACTGAATTAAATTATAAATATAAAACCTATAAGATATTAGATCAAAAAGAAGAAAAACTATTAGCATCAGATAATCCCTTTGCTTTAGTAGTATTAGCAGGTCTTTACCAGCTAAAAGGGGAGCAAGAAGGCAAAGAAAAGAAGCTTGAATTTAAAGAAAAGCTATTTGATTTACTAACTGAAAAGGGATATAGTAGAAAGAAAGTATATATGATCTTTAAGTTTTTAGATGGATTATTATATTTACCTGACGAATTAGAAGATAAATTTTATCAAGATATCAACGAAAAATTAGGAGGTGCTGATAAATTGGGTATTAGTGAAGAAATGACCAACCTTTATCAAACAGCCAAGAACAAAGGAAAATTAGAAATGGTTAAGAACTTATTGGACTTGCACGTAGAATTAGATAAGATAGTTGCAGCCAGCGGATTATCAAAAGAGGAGATAGAAGAGATAAAAAAGAAAGCTAGACATTAG
- a CDS encoding IS3 family transposase: protein MASTGKRYNEDFKQMIIEFYQSGKSKSELSREYGVSRTSIDNWIELYTEIDIDEDTTVTYKELLAIKKENERLQEDIMDVYLDSHKRYGAIKIHKKLSDRGWDVSIKRVQRLMKKLDIGSIVHKKFKHYPSKSDNVCGENLLERDFSTTSVNQKWVSDITYIYTIQDGWCYLASFVGLYESSKSSYLN, encoded by the coding sequence ATGGCATCAACAGGTAAAAGATATAATGAAGATTTTAAACAAATGATAATAGAATTTTACCAATCAGGTAAATCTAAATCAGAGCTTTCTCGTGAATATGGTGTTTCTAGAACTTCTATAGATAACTGGATTGAACTTTATACAGAAATAGATATTGATGAAGATACTACTGTTACTTATAAAGAATTATTAGCTATAAAGAAAGAAAATGAAAGGCTACAAGAAGATATTATGGATGTCTATCTAGATAGCCACAAACGATATGGTGCTATTAAAATTCATAAAAAACTCTCAGATAGAGGTTGGGATGTTAGTATTAAAAGAGTACAAAGATTAATGAAAAAATTAGATATTGGGTCAATTGTGCATAAAAAGTTTAAACATTATCCTTCTAAATCTGACAATGTATGTGGTGAAAATCTCTTAGAAAGAGATTTCTCCACCACCTCTGTTAATCAAAAATGGGTATCTGATATTACATATATCTATACTATCCAAGATGGTTGGTGCTATTTAGCATCGTTTGTGGGACTATATGAATCTAGTAAAAGTAGCTACCTCAATTGA
- a CDS encoding tyrosine-type recombinase/integrase: MSRKLPVILTAEEQQLLLDQFTTRYPTQERNRVMIKLILDTGLRRAEAINLRWNDINLMSGKLKVVQGKGAKDRILWVQEETLEELKHWKERQVDELTKREAVNKYNLVFTTLTGNKLNPNNFYKVVNGYSQKAGIVKEVSPHTLRHTFATDLYRETKNIRLVQKALGHEDLSTTMIYTHIVDDELEEAMKGFRKDK; this comes from the coding sequence ATGAGTAGAAAGTTACCAGTAATCTTAACAGCAGAAGAGCAACAATTATTACTAGATCAATTTACTACTAGATATCCCACCCAGGAACGTAATAGAGTAATGATCAAATTAATTCTTGATACAGGTTTAAGAAGAGCTGAAGCAATTAATTTAAGATGGAATGATATTAATTTAATGAGTGGTAAATTAAAAGTAGTACAGGGAAAAGGAGCTAAGGATAGGATCTTATGGGTACAAGAAGAGACTTTAGAAGAGTTAAAGCACTGGAAGGAAAGACAAGTTGATGAATTAACTAAAAGAGAAGCAGTAAATAAATATAACTTAGTATTTACAACCTTAACAGGAAATAAGCTGAATCCTAATAACTTCTATAAAGTAGTAAATGGGTATAGTCAAAAAGCAGGAATAGTTAAAGAGGTAAGTCCCCATACCTTACGACATACCTTTGCCACTGATTTATATCGGGAGACTAAAAATATTAGATTGGTCCAGAAAGCTTTGGGACATGAGGATTTATCTACTACAATGATTTATACCCATATAGTAGATGATGAACTTGAAGAAGCGATGAAGGGATTTAGAAAAGATAAATAA
- a CDS encoding nucleotidyltransferase domain-containing protein, whose translation MELKADKLITPDEISIVVNRLLTAYHPNTKSIYLFGSYAWGNPNEDSDLDIMVVLKEAQQNPHKRVVKGYKALRGIMTPTDLIVYTEEEYKKLLKDEFSLCNHIVKEGKKLYEC comes from the coding sequence ATGGAACTTAAAGCTGATAAGTTAATTACGCCTGATGAGATATCTATTGTTGTTAATCGTTTGCTTACAGCTTATCATCCAAATACTAAGTCAATCTATCTTTTTGGTTCTTATGCTTGGGGAAATCCTAATGAAGATAGTGATTTAGATATAATGGTTGTACTTAAAGAAGCTCAACAGAATCCTCATAAAAGGGTAGTGAAAGGGTATAAGGCTTTAAGAGGAATTATGACCCCAACTGATCTTATAGTTTATACAGAAGAAGAGTATAAGAAACTACTGAAAGATGAATTTAGCCTCTGTAACCATATTGTCAAAGAAGGAAAGAAACTTTATGAGTGCTAG
- a CDS encoding metal-dependent hydrolase, producing MCIIYYIFRVKSKDALFYLTLGSILPDIDPPQSTIGRVFFFISNPLNKMCGHRNFTHSLVLWIAVLIIGHHFYKPLFWLEIGACSHLLLDTWNLSGVTLFKPLTDRIFVMAGLKYRVKVGSKNELAIMFILALMVWGSFNLAELGGFRGMVRELIGDYNIAYNEHQKQGTKVCYLEDKLRMNNGVL from the coding sequence ATTTGCATTATTTATTATATATTTAGAGTTAAATCTAAGGATGCTTTATTTTATCTGACCTTAGGGTCAATACTACCTGATATTGACCCTCCTCAAAGTACTATTGGGAGGGTCTTCTTCTTTATCTCTAATCCTTTAAATAAGATGTGCGGACATAGAAATTTTACTCATAGTCTGGTTTTATGGATTGCTGTCTTGATAATCGGACATCACTTCTACAAGCCTTTATTCTGGCTAGAGATTGGGGCTTGTTCTCATCTGTTATTGGATACTTGGAATTTGTCAGGAGTGACTTTATTTAAGCCTCTGACTGATAGAATTTTTGTAATGGCTGGGCTGAAGTATCGGGTCAAAGTTGGGTCTAAAAATGAATTGGCGATTATGTTTATCTTGGCTTTGATGGTTTGGGGGAGCTTTAATTTAGCTGAGCTAGGTGGCTTTAGAGGGATGGTCAGGGAATTGATTGGTGACTACAATATCGCCTATAATGAACATCAGAAGCAGGGTACTAAGGTCTGTTACTTAGAAGACAAGTTAAGGATGAATAATGGAGTACTATGA
- a CDS encoding HEPN domain-containing protein translates to MSASIKAWLKKAEHDLKSAKTLNEADLLDTAIYHTQQTAEKALKAFIVYKTKSFSKTHDLRRLVMIAANIDKEFNQFMDYAEELTPYAVEFRYPTEWPLPDKDDVLTAIKMAEEIFTFVKDKLDD, encoded by the coding sequence ATGAGTGCTAGTATAAAAGCATGGTTGAAAAAGGCTGAACATGACTTAAAATCTGCTAAAACTCTTAATGAAGCTGACTTATTAGATACTGCTATCTACCATACTCAGCAAACAGCAGAAAAGGCTTTAAAAGCCTTTATAGTTTACAAGACTAAATCTTTTAGTAAAACCCATGATTTAAGAAGACTAGTGATGATAGCTGCTAATATAGACAAAGAGTTTAATCAATTTATGGATTATGCAGAAGAGTTAACCCCTTATGCAGTAGAATTTAGATATCCTACAGAATGGCCTTTGCCAGATAAAGATGATGTTTTAACTGCTATCAAGATGGCTGAAGAGATATTTACCTTTGTAAAAGATAAGCTTGATGATTAA
- a CDS encoding tyrosine-type recombinase/integrase encodes MLDFLERLLGRDTESEFKVVNGKIVKDQGEEVEEQLKVKSEKLIVEDQEMIKNEEVIMVSKDIVINDQVKKESNQSKEITEINGKRGQPKGIKNFFLFLKSASRSKNTIRGYRSDLRYWERIANANNKTIYNLSLEGIEEANTGEDINTVKRRVSALKQLAKWYLRDDYPKLHIELEKVVTGKGKQRIPKAKSEKEFVKIREHAKELIEQRQREGIWLGLMLMCGLRISEIQTVEVDENCITVIGKGDKERKIPAPSWLIKALQEFQAEGRGGYKQRKTIVDRYLRELGYKKFHNLRHIFATMLLKRGVKLREIQQLLGHSSVATTQIYTKTNVDEGVTKVLER; translated from the coding sequence ATGCTTGATTTTTTAGAGAGATTATTGGGAAGAGATACTGAATCAGAGTTTAAAGTAGTCAATGGGAAGATCGTTAAAGATCAGGGAGAAGAGGTAGAGGAGCAGTTAAAGGTTAAGAGTGAAAAGTTAATAGTTGAAGATCAAGAGATGATTAAAAATGAAGAAGTAATAATGGTAAGTAAAGATATAGTCATTAATGACCAAGTAAAAAAAGAATCTAATCAATCTAAAGAAATTACAGAAATTAATGGGAAGCGAGGACAACCTAAAGGAATCAAGAACTTCTTTCTATTCTTAAAATCGGCTAGTAGAAGCAAGAATACTATTAGAGGTTATCGCTCTGATTTGAGGTATTGGGAAAGAATTGCTAATGCTAACAATAAGACTATCTATAATCTAAGTTTGGAGGGGATTGAAGAGGCTAATACTGGCGAGGATATTAATACTGTCAAGCGGCGGGTTAGTGCTTTAAAGCAGCTGGCTAAATGGTATTTACGTGATGATTATCCTAAGCTACATATTGAGTTAGAAAAGGTGGTTACTGGTAAGGGAAAACAGCGTATTCCTAAAGCTAAGAGTGAAAAGGAGTTTGTTAAGATTAGAGAGCATGCTAAAGAGTTGATTGAACAAAGACAGCGTGAGGGGATCTGGCTGGGATTAATGTTGATGTGTGGTCTTAGAATCTCTGAGATTCAGACTGTAGAGGTAGATGAGAATTGTATTACTGTGATTGGTAAGGGTGATAAAGAGAGAAAGATCCCTGCTCCTAGCTGGTTAATTAAAGCTTTACAGGAGTTTCAGGCTGAAGGGCGAGGGGGCTATAAGCAGAGAAAGACTATTGTAGATCGTTATTTAAGGGAGCTTGGTTATAAAAAGTTCCATAATCTTCGCCATATCTTTGCCACTATGCTTCTTAAAAGAGGGGTTAAACTAAGAGAGATTCAGCAGTTATTAGGACATAGTTCTGTGGCTACTACTCAGATTTATACGAAGACTAATGTAGATGAAGGAGTTACTAAGGTTCTTGAAAGGTAA